AAAAAGAAATAATGACGGTTAAACAAGTCGCTGAATATTTACAAATGGACGAACACACCGTCTATAAACTTGCACGCTCTGGTCAAATCCCTTCCCTCAAAATCGCTGGTCAGTGGCGGTTT
This portion of the Nitrospirota bacterium genome encodes:
- a CDS encoding helix-turn-helix domain-containing protein gives rise to the protein MTVKQVAEYLQMDEHTVYKLARSGQIPSLKIAGQWRF